Proteins encoded in a region of the Polynucleobacter antarcticus genome:
- a CDS encoding universal stress protein: MFKHLLVPVDGSDVSKKSLKKVAALAKTDGAAITLTYVSDPMPPIAYSDSSLGYGVSQKDHQNASDAYAAEVFKKAIALLGADLKVKSLHISNSVLAEGILEGAKKAKADVIVMASHKRTGISGMLLGSETHEVIVHSKLPVLVLG; encoded by the coding sequence ATGTTTAAACATTTATTGGTGCCTGTTGATGGCTCGGATGTGAGTAAAAAGTCTTTGAAAAAGGTTGCTGCGCTGGCAAAAACAGATGGAGCCGCTATTACCTTGACGTATGTCTCAGATCCTATGCCACCGATCGCTTACTCTGATAGCTCTCTAGGTTATGGAGTGAGTCAGAAAGATCATCAAAATGCCTCTGATGCCTATGCTGCTGAGGTCTTTAAAAAAGCCATTGCTTTACTTGGGGCTGACTTGAAAGTGAAGTCTTTACATATTTCTAACAGTGTTTTGGCTGAAGGTATTCTGGAAGGCGCTAAAAAAGCCAAGGCAGATGTCATTGTGATGGCGTCGCATAAGCGTACTGGCATCAGTGGCATGTTATTAGGTAGTGAGACACATGAAGTAATTGTGCATTCCAAGTTACCAGTATTGGTTCTAGGTTAA
- a CDS encoding DUF2177 family protein, with translation MLKYLVVYFSFLIPLLIIDLVWLLGIAKNLYRSEMGSLMADEPKLLAGLGFYLLYALGVTIFVTLPALSKQSWMYALQFGALFGFFCYMTYDLTNLAVIRDFPTRLAFIDIVWGSAVTAVSATIAYWVGNRMAY, from the coding sequence TTGCTCAAGTATCTAGTGGTCTATTTTTCTTTTCTCATTCCATTACTCATTATTGACTTGGTGTGGCTCCTTGGAATCGCAAAAAACCTATATCGCTCTGAAATGGGTTCTCTCATGGCAGATGAGCCTAAGCTATTAGCAGGGCTTGGTTTTTATCTTCTTTATGCCTTAGGTGTGACTATTTTTGTCACCCTGCCGGCACTCTCTAAACAATCATGGATGTACGCATTGCAGTTTGGCGCCCTGTTCGGGTTCTTTTGCTACATGACCTACGATCTCACTAATTTAGCAGTCATACGCGACTTTCCCACTCGCCTAGCATTTATTGACATTGTCTGGGGATCTGCTGTCACAGCGGTCTCTGCCACTATTGCATATTGGGTTGGTAATCGAATGGCTTATTAA
- a CDS encoding sulfite exporter TauE/SafE family protein yields MLTSGLVLAVFLGALVSGWHCALMCGGIASTIERQGSLGSQGKQTNDLLMTFQPLKSRSQLFYLQLIMHIGRLVTYVLLGGLAAWIGVAVWQQNLIPIQRPLFALTSLILLLMGVRLLRQNRTTPLFIGKWLGSHLASYWAQYLGRFASYSSRWFSGMLWGLVPCGLVYSVLPLAFLSGDIWTGAALMLAFGLGTLPNLLLISKFSATLTQFGQYAWVRYLAAGLLLVAGIFGLYRAWYLPDALLKGGFCIT; encoded by the coding sequence ATGCTAACTTCAGGTCTGGTACTAGCAGTATTTCTAGGTGCCTTAGTGAGCGGCTGGCACTGCGCCTTAATGTGTGGAGGTATTGCATCTACTATTGAGCGGCAGGGCAGCCTAGGTAGCCAAGGTAAGCAGACAAATGACCTCCTGATGACCTTTCAGCCTCTGAAAAGTCGCTCACAACTTTTTTATCTGCAATTGATCATGCATATAGGTCGGCTAGTCACCTATGTCCTGCTGGGAGGACTAGCTGCTTGGATTGGGGTCGCAGTATGGCAGCAAAACTTGATCCCGATTCAGAGGCCCTTGTTTGCGCTGACCTCTCTGATCTTGTTGTTGATGGGGGTGCGTTTATTGCGCCAGAATCGAACTACTCCCTTATTCATTGGTAAGTGGCTTGGATCACACTTAGCCTCTTATTGGGCTCAATATTTAGGACGGTTTGCGAGTTACTCATCTCGATGGTTCAGTGGCATGTTGTGGGGATTGGTTCCCTGTGGCTTGGTATACAGCGTCTTACCACTTGCATTCTTATCAGGTGATATATGGACTGGCGCCGCCTTGATGCTGGCATTTGGTTTAGGAACCTTACCTAATTTGCTATTGATATCGAAGTTCTCGGCAACACTTACTCAATTTGGCCAATACGCCTGGGTGCGCTATCTCGCTGCTGGACTGTTATTGGTAGCCGGTATATTCGGTTTATATCGCGCCTGGTATTTGCCCGATGCGCTTCTCAAAGGCGGATTTTGTATTACTTAA
- the fnr gene encoding fumarate/nitrate reduction transcriptional regulator Fnr gives MTTPNMHDVHLDTPSSKCSVCVLGQFCLPVGITQSDIAQIDLLVKERVHLQKGQSLYRHGDPLQSVYSIRYGTLKTEHCLEDGRQQVIGFHLPGEILGLDGIGNGQYQSDAIALEESDVCIIGFEAFEDLARQIPVLQQQFHRILSRELTQDQRHLLSLGSLRAEERLAVFLLNLSQRLAARGYLDHEFDLRMSRVEMGSYLGIQIETVSRMLSRFAESGLIQIKQRHIKLIDMDGLYELAGIPNPERTLEIKRL, from the coding sequence ATGACTACGCCCAATATGCATGATGTGCATTTAGATACCCCCAGCAGCAAATGCTCTGTTTGTGTACTCGGTCAATTTTGCCTTCCAGTAGGAATCACTCAGAGTGATATTGCTCAGATTGATCTGCTGGTCAAGGAACGTGTCCATCTTCAAAAAGGTCAAAGTTTGTATCGCCATGGAGATCCTCTTCAGTCTGTTTACAGCATTCGCTACGGCACCCTTAAAACCGAACACTGTCTTGAGGATGGTCGCCAACAAGTGATTGGCTTTCATCTTCCTGGGGAAATTCTAGGCTTAGATGGGATTGGCAACGGTCAATACCAATCCGATGCTATTGCTCTAGAAGAAAGTGATGTTTGCATCATCGGCTTTGAGGCCTTTGAAGACTTAGCACGCCAGATTCCAGTATTGCAGCAACAGTTTCATCGCATTCTCAGCCGTGAGTTAACTCAAGATCAACGTCATCTACTCTCCTTGGGTAGCCTGCGCGCTGAAGAGCGGCTTGCTGTTTTCTTGCTGAACCTCTCTCAACGTCTTGCTGCTCGCGGCTATCTTGATCATGAATTTGATTTACGGATGAGTCGCGTAGAAATGGGAAGTTACCTTGGCATCCAAATAGAGACAGTCAGCCGTATGTTGTCTCGCTTTGCAGAGTCAGGTTTAATTCAAATTAAGCAGCGCCATATTAAATTGATTGATATGGATGGCCTCTATGAATTGGCTGGTATTCCAAATCCAGAGCGCACCCTCGAAATCAAGCGACTTTAA
- the ccoG gene encoding cytochrome c oxidase accessory protein CcoG has protein sequence MTEHYPTGKPFPIDVIEESLYEVRRKIYPRSVTGLFARWRIILILATQLLFYGLPWISWNGRQAVLFDLIQRKFYIFGLVLWPQDVIYLTLLLILSALALFLFTAIAGRLFCGYACPQTVYTEIFMWIERQIEGDRFARIRLDGQEWPWGIRKWRLKLTKHALWLLIAFVTGFTFIGYFTPINTLSTAILSFSLGPWQTFWLCFYSFATWGNAGFMREQVCKYMCPYARFQSVMVDKDTFLVTYDKVRGEPRGSRSKSDDHTHLGLGDCVDCSICVQVCPTGIDIRDGLQYMCIGCGACIDACDQVMEKVDYPKGLIRYTTERAIEDQASNHSAIRHILRPRVLIYAGFITVLASAFLISLFVRNPLRVDVMRDRGALAREVDGVRIENIYRIQIMNASENSMQVQVNARGLPDLTILNSQGQVVTDIEVGPASNLLIPIKVSATTGANKPGNYPIFFDVIAQEMSGNTLISRTRDEKSSFIIPR, from the coding sequence GTGACAGAACATTATCCGACTGGAAAACCTTTTCCTATAGATGTCATTGAGGAATCTCTTTATGAGGTTCGGAGGAAAATTTATCCACGATCAGTCACGGGACTTTTTGCCCGTTGGCGAATTATTCTCATACTAGCTACCCAACTGCTATTTTATGGCCTTCCTTGGATTAGCTGGAATGGCCGACAAGCAGTGCTATTTGATTTAATACAGCGTAAGTTTTATATCTTTGGCCTAGTGTTATGGCCACAGGATGTGATCTATCTCACACTCTTACTCATTCTTTCTGCGCTGGCACTCTTTTTATTTACGGCGATCGCTGGCCGTTTATTTTGTGGGTACGCCTGTCCGCAAACTGTTTATACAGAAATCTTTATGTGGATCGAGCGTCAGATTGAAGGGGATCGTTTTGCTCGTATCCGCCTAGATGGACAAGAGTGGCCTTGGGGTATTCGTAAGTGGCGCCTAAAGCTTACTAAGCACGCTCTATGGCTACTGATTGCTTTTGTGACCGGCTTTACTTTTATTGGCTATTTCACCCCAATTAATACTCTGAGTACTGCCATCTTAAGTTTTTCCCTGGGACCATGGCAAACATTTTGGCTATGCTTTTATAGTTTTGCAACGTGGGGCAATGCTGGATTTATGCGTGAGCAGGTTTGTAAATATATGTGTCCTTATGCCCGCTTTCAGAGTGTGATGGTAGACAAAGATACTTTCTTAGTAACGTATGACAAAGTTCGGGGTGAGCCTCGAGGAAGTCGCTCTAAGTCGGATGACCATACCCATTTGGGTTTAGGTGACTGTGTTGATTGCAGTATTTGTGTGCAAGTATGCCCCACAGGAATTGATATTCGGGATGGCTTGCAATATATGTGCATTGGTTGTGGGGCTTGTATTGATGCCTGTGATCAGGTCATGGAAAAGGTAGATTATCCCAAGGGACTGATTCGTTACACCACTGAGCGTGCTATTGAAGATCAGGCGTCAAATCATAGTGCGATACGCCATATCTTGCGCCCCCGCGTGCTCATTTATGCTGGATTTATTACTGTTCTTGCTAGCGCTTTCTTAATATCGCTATTCGTACGCAATCCTTTACGGGTGGATGTCATGCGAGATCGTGGTGCATTAGCGCGGGAAGTCGATGGGGTAAGAATTGAAAATATTTATCGTATCCAGATTATGAACGCCTCTGAAAATAGCATGCAGGTGCAAGTCAATGCAAGAGGCTTACCTGACTTAACTATCCTGAATTCTCAAGGCCAAGTCGTTACGGATATTGAGGTTGGGCCGGCTAGTAATTTACTAATACCTATTAAAGTGAGCGCTACCACTGGTGCCAATAAGCCAGGTAACTACCCCATATTTTTTGATGTGATTGCTCAAGAAATGTCTGGAAATACGTTGATCTCCAGAACTCGCGATGAAAAATCAAGTTTTATTATCCCCCGCTAA
- the ccoP gene encoding cytochrome-c oxidase, cbb3-type subunit III codes for MSDFFSTGWSTYIALVTLVGIVWCIWLLFSQRKAKVVHTADGAVADTGHVWDGDLRELNNPLPRWWMWMFLLSCIFALAYLVLYPGLGSYPGALGYSSDSALMQSMTDANDELKPVYAKYVNMDIEQVAADPKAREMGQRLFLNSCAQCHGSDAGGSKGFPNLTDKDWLYGGSPDNIKTTLLHGRNGVMPAFAHLESQQITEVANYVRSLSGLPTDNLKTVRGAEVYKANCVACHGLDGKGNIVLGAPNLTDKTWLYGGSQEAVMETLTKGRMAMMPAQDRVLSPEKIHLLTAYVWGLSNNKTTQSK; via the coding sequence ATGAGTGATTTTTTTAGCACTGGCTGGAGTACGTATATTGCTTTAGTAACGCTAGTTGGCATTGTTTGGTGTATTTGGCTACTATTTTCTCAACGCAAGGCAAAAGTAGTGCATACCGCTGATGGCGCAGTCGCGGATACAGGCCATGTTTGGGATGGCGACTTACGAGAGCTTAATAATCCATTACCCCGTTGGTGGATGTGGATGTTTTTGCTCTCCTGTATTTTTGCTTTGGCCTATTTAGTGCTTTATCCCGGCTTAGGTTCTTACCCAGGCGCCTTAGGGTATAGCAGTGATAGCGCCCTGATGCAATCTATGACTGATGCTAATGATGAGTTAAAGCCTGTCTACGCTAAATATGTCAATATGGATATCGAGCAAGTGGCTGCTGATCCAAAAGCACGAGAAATGGGTCAACGCTTGTTTTTGAATTCTTGCGCACAGTGTCATGGTTCGGATGCAGGAGGCTCTAAAGGCTTTCCAAATTTAACTGATAAGGATTGGCTTTATGGCGGATCCCCAGACAATATTAAGACAACTCTTCTGCATGGACGAAATGGGGTAATGCCCGCATTTGCGCATTTAGAAAGTCAGCAAATCACAGAAGTTGCTAATTATGTTCGCAGTCTTTCAGGCCTGCCTACAGATAATCTAAAGACGGTCCGAGGTGCAGAAGTGTATAAAGCGAACTGTGTTGCTTGTCATGGTTTAGATGGCAAGGGCAACATCGTCTTAGGTGCGCCGAACCTGACAGATAAAACCTGGTTATATGGGGGCTCTCAGGAAGCAGTTATGGAGACCCTCACTAAGGGGCGTATGGCTATGATGCCTGCTCAAGACAGAGTGCTAAGCCCAGAAAAAATTCATCTCTTGACGGCCTATGTTTGGGGCTTATCGAACAATAAGACAACTCAATCTAAATAA
- a CDS encoding cbb3-type cytochrome oxidase subunit 3, translating to MEYITPYLSAFSTVIGLVFFIGIIWWAWSPGRKKANMESAELPFDIPDEFRKDPS from the coding sequence ATGGAATACATCACCCCCTATCTCTCTGCTTTTTCTACCGTAATAGGCCTGGTATTTTTTATTGGGATTATTTGGTGGGCCTGGTCCCCTGGGAGAAAAAAAGCAAATATGGAGTCAGCTGAGCTTCCATTTGATATTCCAGATGAATTTAGGAAGGACCCATCATGA
- the ccoO gene encoding cytochrome-c oxidase, cbb3-type subunit II encodes MSNENKFFSHGTLEKNVGWLIIATIVVVSIAGLVQIVPLFFQHTTTEPSPGVVPYTALRLAGRDIYQREGCVGCHSQQIRTLRSEVERYGPYSLAGESVFDRPFLWGSKRTGPDLARVGGRYSDEWHRIHLRNPRDVVPESNMPGYPWLQKDAADASSIQAHMQAMRRLGVPYTNEMLLNAPQELEGKTEEDALIAYLQGLGISRRYITVDEVVSK; translated from the coding sequence ATGTCGAATGAAAATAAATTCTTTTCCCATGGAACGCTTGAGAAAAATGTTGGTTGGTTAATTATTGCCACTATCGTCGTAGTGTCCATTGCGGGCTTAGTTCAAATCGTCCCCCTGTTCTTTCAACACACTACTACTGAGCCTAGTCCTGGAGTAGTGCCCTATACCGCTTTGCGTTTAGCGGGCCGTGATATCTATCAGCGTGAAGGTTGTGTGGGTTGCCATTCCCAGCAAATCCGTACTTTGCGCTCTGAAGTCGAGCGCTATGGTCCTTACTCTTTGGCGGGTGAATCTGTATTTGATCGGCCATTTTTATGGGGTAGCAAACGTACTGGCCCAGACTTGGCTCGGGTTGGAGGTCGCTATTCTGATGAGTGGCATCGGATTCACTTACGTAATCCACGGGATGTGGTGCCAGAGTCCAATATGCCTGGCTATCCTTGGTTGCAAAAAGATGCTGCTGATGCCTCTTCAATCCAAGCGCATATGCAAGCCATGCGACGCTTAGGTGTGCCTTATACCAATGAGATGTTGCTCAATGCCCCACAGGAGTTAGAGGGCAAGACAGAAGAAGATGCCTTAATTGCCTATCTTCAAGGCCTAGGGATTTCACGTCGGTACATCACAGTCGATGAAGTAGTTAGCAAATAA
- the ccoN gene encoding cytochrome-c oxidase, cbb3-type subunit I: protein MGLTVGSNQENFNYKVVSQFAIVTILWGIVGMLVGVILAAQLIWPEITFNIPWLSYGRLRPLHTNAVIFAFGGSALFATSYYIVQRTCQARLFCDKLAAFTFWGWQAVIVLAVLTLPLGISTSKEYAELEWPIDILITVVWVAYAVVFFGTIMKRKTKHIYVSNWFFGAYILTIAILHIFNNLEMPASIWKSYSAYAGVQDAMVQWWYGHNAVGFFLTTSFLGMMYYFIPKQAERPIYSYRLSIVHFWALNFTYMWAGPHHLQHTSLPDWTQSLGMVFSLILLAPSWGGMINGIMTLSGAWHKLRSDPILKFLVVALSFYGMSTFEGSMMSIKTVNSLSHYTDWTIGHVHSGALGWVAMITIGSLYYLIPRLVGQKDMYSTRLIEIHFWIATIGVVIYIAAMWIAGVMQGLMWRAFESDGTLTYSFVESVKATYPFYVIRLIGGLCYLGGMLLMAYNVFKTVQGKAFIDAPIPLAITNH from the coding sequence ATGGGGCTTACCGTGGGGAGTAATCAAGAAAATTTTAATTACAAGGTTGTTAGTCAATTTGCCATCGTGACGATACTTTGGGGAATTGTGGGCATGTTGGTGGGAGTGATTCTTGCTGCGCAGCTCATCTGGCCTGAAATTACTTTTAACATTCCCTGGCTCAGTTACGGTCGTTTACGCCCTTTACACACCAATGCCGTTATTTTTGCCTTTGGTGGCTCAGCTCTTTTTGCAACCTCTTATTACATCGTTCAGCGTACCTGTCAGGCCAGGCTTTTTTGTGACAAGTTGGCTGCGTTTACCTTCTGGGGTTGGCAAGCTGTCATTGTGTTGGCTGTATTGACGCTGCCTTTAGGAATATCGACTTCGAAAGAATATGCAGAGCTGGAATGGCCTATTGATATTTTGATCACCGTGGTGTGGGTAGCATATGCCGTTGTATTCTTCGGCACCATCATGAAGCGTAAAACAAAACATATTTACGTATCCAATTGGTTTTTTGGTGCTTATATTTTGACGATTGCCATTCTTCATATATTTAATAATTTGGAGATGCCAGCCAGCATATGGAAATCCTATTCTGCTTATGCTGGTGTGCAAGATGCCATGGTGCAGTGGTGGTATGGACATAATGCGGTGGGGTTTTTCTTAACCACGAGCTTTTTGGGCATGATGTACTACTTCATTCCTAAGCAAGCTGAGCGGCCTATCTATTCCTATCGCTTATCTATCGTGCACTTTTGGGCTTTGAACTTTACCTATATGTGGGCAGGCCCACATCATTTACAACATACTTCATTACCGGACTGGACTCAATCTTTAGGAATGGTATTTTCTTTAATCTTACTAGCTCCATCATGGGGTGGGATGATCAACGGCATCATGACTTTATCCGGTGCTTGGCATAAGTTACGTAGTGACCCTATTTTAAAATTTCTAGTAGTAGCACTATCCTTTTACGGTATGTCTACCTTTGAAGGTTCCATGATGTCTATCAAGACAGTCAATAGCCTTTCTCATTACACCGACTGGACAATTGGTCACGTGCACTCAGGGGCATTAGGGTGGGTTGCCATGATTACTATTGGCTCTTTGTATTACCTGATTCCGCGTTTGGTAGGGCAGAAGGATATGTACAGTACGCGGTTAATCGAGATTCATTTCTGGATTGCTACGATTGGTGTAGTGATTTATATTGCGGCTATGTGGATTGCTGGAGTAATGCAAGGCTTGATGTGGAGAGCTTTTGAATCAGATGGCACTCTGACTTATAGCTTTGTTGAGTCTGTAAAGGCAACCTATCCCTTCTATGTCATTCGTTTAATAGGCGGCTTATGTTACCTAGGCGGCATGCTCTTAATGGCTTACAACGTCTTTAAGACTGTGCAAGGCAAAGCTTTTATTGATGCACCTATTCCATTAGCAATCACCAATCACTAG
- the ccoS gene encoding cbb3-type cytochrome oxidase assembly protein CcoS, with the protein MESLYLLIPISLLLVGLLVWFLFWSIKGGQFDDLEGPGEAILMDDDNPKPQKVRITQDGE; encoded by the coding sequence ATGGAAAGTCTCTACCTGTTAATCCCTATTTCCCTTTTACTGGTGGGATTGTTGGTATGGTTTTTATTTTGGTCTATCAAAGGCGGTCAATTTGATGACTTAGAGGGCCCAGGGGAGGCGATTCTCATGGATGACGATAATCCAAAGCCCCAAAAAGTACGAATCACCCAGGACGGTGAATAA
- a CDS encoding heavy metal translocating P-type ATPase gives MDLSLRGNSCYHCGSVILPEECYETDLAGELRKFCCAGCMAVAQTIHGEGLELFYARRAQTGEKPAAYLASNKIPESLAPYDDPSLLSRYTRLSANQEYLETTLRLEKIRCAACVWLCEQHLRRISGVEDVQINYVSQKVKVDFNPEKTSLARLLFEIERIGYEAWPFEPSLAIAMAQKERRQLLTRLGVALLGMMQVMMYAWPSYVGDSDITPEYALLLSWASWILTVPVIVYSAGPIFQAAWRSVMSFRQSHVLGMDVPIALALALAFLAGTINLITVSGPSYFDSITMFVAFILAARYVELLARQDAQGGAEALAKQLPAICQRLPQYPTSQKIEIVPVVSCHLGDVLQISPGDIVPADGVLIEYESALDEALLTGESKPIDKKIGDPLYAGTHNILNPFLMKIEAIGQATRIAGIASLLDQALQAKPVMVSLAEKWAGYFVSLLLVSAFLSSAIWWYIDSSRAWTVLVSVLVASCPCALSLAVPTAMAAAQGAVAKLGLLVVRGHVLEGLLKTTDLVLDKTGTLTMGQPELQEMIIVRPEYSREKALALAAAMELGQKHPLALSLLRATQIENIDPAILDESIINHLGKGLSSGTFRLGSSEWIGISKHGKHSSDLLASQYGQIHLADEQGVIASFIFLDTPRAGMKALLSAAHLRGIKVHLVSGDDAPTVAWWAHEAGISSFQGGCSPEDKHDYVQRLQKEGCFVWAIGDGINDAPLLARADVSIAVGSGAPLASAGADAILTASSLLPLAKSLRLADKARSIIRQNLLWALMYNVLAIPVAMMGWVNPWVAGVGMSLSSIAVTLNAWRLRKA, from the coding sequence ATGGATCTATCTCTGCGTGGAAATAGCTGTTACCACTGCGGAAGTGTGATCTTGCCGGAGGAATGTTATGAGACTGATCTTGCCGGAGAACTCAGAAAATTTTGTTGTGCTGGCTGTATGGCGGTTGCACAAACTATTCATGGTGAGGGGCTTGAACTTTTTTATGCTCGCCGTGCTCAGACGGGTGAAAAGCCGGCGGCGTATCTTGCGTCAAATAAGATCCCAGAAAGCTTGGCGCCGTATGATGACCCATCCTTATTGAGTCGCTATACCCGTCTTAGTGCTAATCAGGAGTATCTCGAAACCACTTTACGTCTTGAAAAAATTAGGTGTGCTGCTTGCGTTTGGTTATGCGAGCAACATTTACGTCGCATATCTGGCGTTGAAGATGTGCAGATCAACTATGTGAGTCAAAAAGTCAAAGTAGATTTCAATCCTGAGAAAACAAGTCTGGCACGCTTACTATTTGAGATTGAACGCATTGGTTACGAGGCGTGGCCTTTTGAACCCTCTTTAGCAATAGCAATGGCGCAAAAAGAACGACGGCAGTTGCTCACCCGACTTGGAGTTGCTTTGCTAGGGATGATGCAGGTCATGATGTATGCCTGGCCTTCATACGTGGGCGATAGTGACATCACACCTGAGTATGCTTTATTGTTATCTTGGGCGAGTTGGATCTTAACGGTCCCCGTAATAGTGTATTCAGCGGGTCCTATTTTTCAAGCAGCATGGCGAAGTGTGATGTCGTTTCGTCAATCGCATGTATTGGGTATGGACGTTCCGATTGCCCTAGCATTAGCACTGGCTTTTCTAGCGGGTACTATTAACTTGATAACCGTTTCTGGCCCAAGCTACTTCGACTCTATCACCATGTTTGTTGCCTTCATTTTGGCCGCGCGCTATGTTGAATTACTGGCTCGGCAAGATGCACAAGGTGGAGCAGAAGCGTTAGCGAAGCAATTACCCGCAATCTGTCAGCGTCTTCCTCAATACCCCACATCACAAAAAATAGAAATTGTGCCAGTTGTTAGCTGTCATCTTGGGGATGTGTTGCAAATATCACCCGGAGATATTGTTCCTGCGGACGGCGTCCTCATTGAATATGAGAGTGCACTCGATGAGGCCTTGCTCACTGGAGAGTCAAAACCGATTGACAAAAAAATAGGTGACCCCCTATATGCTGGAACCCACAATATTCTCAATCCTTTTTTAATGAAGATTGAAGCTATTGGCCAGGCTACCCGTATTGCTGGTATTGCATCACTGTTAGATCAGGCATTGCAAGCAAAGCCCGTCATGGTGAGTCTTGCTGAAAAATGGGCTGGCTACTTTGTGAGCTTACTGCTTGTAAGCGCTTTTCTCTCATCTGCTATTTGGTGGTACATCGATTCTAGTAGGGCATGGACTGTACTGGTTTCTGTATTGGTAGCTAGCTGCCCCTGTGCCTTATCACTTGCAGTTCCAACAGCTATGGCAGCAGCCCAAGGAGCAGTTGCTAAGCTGGGTTTATTAGTAGTGCGTGGACATGTTTTAGAAGGCCTTTTAAAGACGACTGATTTGGTATTAGATAAAACTGGGACTCTCACGATGGGACAACCAGAACTTCAAGAAATGATTATCGTACGCCCTGAATACTCTCGTGAAAAAGCTTTAGCTTTGGCAGCCGCTATGGAGCTTGGGCAAAAACATCCTCTGGCCCTTTCTCTTTTGCGTGCAACCCAAATAGAAAATATAGACCCGGCTATTCTGGATGAGTCCATCATCAACCATTTAGGTAAAGGGCTTAGCTCAGGCACCTTCCGATTGGGGAGTTCTGAGTGGATCGGTATTAGTAAACATGGAAAACATTCCTCAGATTTATTAGCCAGTCAATATGGGCAGATACATTTAGCAGATGAGCAAGGTGTCATTGCCAGCTTTATTTTCTTAGATACTCCTAGGGCAGGCATGAAGGCTTTATTGTCAGCAGCGCATTTAAGGGGCATCAAGGTTCACTTAGTATCAGGAGATGATGCACCAACGGTTGCATGGTGGGCTCATGAGGCAGGTATTAGCAGCTTTCAAGGGGGCTGCTCACCAGAAGACAAACATGATTATGTCCAACGCTTACAAAAAGAGGGTTGTTTTGTATGGGCGATTGGTGATGGTATTAACGATGCGCCATTGCTAGCTCGAGCTGATGTTTCGATTGCTGTTGGATCAGGTGCGCCATTAGCAAGTGCTGGAGCAGATGCGATTCTGACTGCCAGCTCATTATTGCCATTAGCAAAATCCTTGCGTTTGGCAGATAAGGCTCGATCTATTATTCGGCAAAACTTACTCTGGGCTTTAATGTATAACGTACTCGCTATTCCAGTAGCGATGATGGGCTGGGTTAATCCATGGGTAGCTGGAGTAGGTATGTCTTTATCTTCTATTGCGGTGACACTGAATGCATGGCGCCTCAGAAAAGCTTAG